In Polyangium spumosum, the DNA window GTTTTTCTGGGCCGCTCAGGCGACGCCGAGGGACCGTGCGATCGGGAGGAGCACCTCGCCCGTGAAGTCCCGCGTCGAGCGCGGGACCCAGGCGACGCCGAGCCGCTCGAGCAGGCTTTGACGCGCGCGCTCGATGTGCGGCGTGACGAGCAGGGAGCGCGGTCGAGGGAGGTGCGGCTCCTCGCCGTTCGCGCCCGCCATCCGCTCGAGCTCTTGCCAGAGAGGAGACTCGTCGAGCCGGGTCCCGACGAAGACGAACGGCTGCTCGCAAAAATCGTGGACGAGCGCGGCGTAGTGGGGATCTTTCTCCGTCGCGAGGCGCGCGCCGTACTGCGTCGTGGAGAAGGTCACGCCACGCGCGCCGCTGCGCACGTGTCCGTTGAGGTGCACGACCTCCAGCCGGGAGGAGGCGGGGACCTCGTCCGGCGGCGGATCCCCCGCGAGGGCCGCGCGGATCACGAGGGGCCGCGGCAGGTCGAACCGAGCCGCCGCGGCCGACGCGAGGTCGTCCACGTTCAGCGTGTAGATGCGGCGCCAGGGCAGGGCGAACCAGACCCGGTAAAACGCCGGCAGCCGCGCCGCGTCGACCGTGAGCCGCCGCCGGAGCAGCGCCTCGAGCTCGTCGGGGGCCTCGGTCAAGGCGTGCTGGAAGAGGTCCGAGAGGGCGCTGCCATCGCGGCGTTCCCCGGGGAAGCAGATCTGCCAGAGCTCGTCGGCGAGCTCGGGCCCGCTCGGGATCGGGCTGCCGTCGTGCGCCTTGGCGTCGACGGAGAAGCCGGCGCCCGTGAACAGGACCACCCGCCCGGCCGCGAGCTGCCGGCCGAGATCGCTCGTGATGTCCCCCTCTGCCATGCGGCGATCCCTCGGGCCGCGCCGCCCGACGTCGAGCCCGCCGCGGTCAGCGCGGGCTGGGCAGCCGTCCGAGGTGCATCCCGACGAACCCGGCGCAGAGGCAGCCGACGAGCGTCGCCGCGCCGTACGTCGCTGCGAGGCGGGTCTGTCCGTTCTGCGCGTACTGGACGAGCTCCAGGTTGAACGTGGAGTACGTCGTGAACCCGCCCATGAACCCCGCCCCGAGCGCCATCTGCAGCGTGGGGGAGAGCCAGGTGACGCTCCGGGAGAGCTGGAACAGCAGCGCGAGCAGAAACGAGCCTGCGATGTTGACGGCGAGGGTCCCGTACGGGAACGCGGGGCCGTATCGCTGCAGGGACCAGGTCGTCACGAGGAACCGCGCCCCCGAGCCGAGCGCGCCGCCGACGCAGACCCAGACGAGCTTCATGACCACGGGCGCGCGCGCCTCCGAGCCGGCATCCCTCTACAGAAGAGCACACCGTCGTCGTGGTCAAGCCTTCGTGAGGGGGGCGGGCGCCTCGCCTCTCCGGCGGGATGCGGTAGCATCCGCGCGCCATGACGGAAGACCAAGCGGGGACGCTCCCCTCCACCCCGCCACCCGCGAGCGCGGCGCCACACGCCGCGGCCCCGCACGGCGCCACGAGCCCTGGCGCGCGATGGGCCCTGCTCCTCGGCGCCCTCGGCGTCGTCTTCGGCGACATCGGAACGAGCCCGCTCTACGCGATCAAGGAGTGCTTCAGCCCGGCGAGCCCGCATCGGGTCCTGCCCACGCCCGACAACATCCTCGGCATCCTCTCGCTCGTCTTCTGGTCGCTCTTGATGGTCGTGACGGTGAAGTATCTCACGTTCGTCCTGAAGGCTGACAACCAGGGTTCGGGCGGCATCCTGGCGCTGCTCGCGCTCGTGCCGACCCGCAAGGGCCCGGGGACGGGGCTGCTCGTCTTGCTCGTGCTGCTCGGGGCGTCGCTCCTTTATGGCGAGGGCGTCATCACGCCCGCCATTTCGGTGCTCTCGGCCATGGAGGGCCTGGAGATCGTTTACGAGCCCTTGAAGCCCGCCGTCGTGCCGCTCACGGTGCTCATCCTCGTCGCGCTTTTCCTCGTGCAAAAGCGCGGCACCGGGGGCATCGGGAGCGTCTTCGGGACGGTCACGCTGATCTGGTTCGTGACCATCGCGGCGCTCGGGGCCCGGTGGATCGTGGCGAACCCGAGCGTGCTCGCGGCCGTGGATCCGCGGAACGCCGTACGGTTTTTCCTGGAACACAAGAGCCACGGCTTCCTCTTGCTCGGCGCGGTGGTCCTCTGCATCACGGGCTGCGAGGCGCTTTATGCGGACATGGGCCATTTCGGGCGCGGGCCCATTCGCCGGGTCTGGTTCGTGGTCGTGTGGCCCGCGCTCCTGCTCAATTATTTCGGCCAGGGCGCGTATCTGCTCCAGCACCCCGAGGGCGCGACGAACCCCTTTTATGCCCTCGCCCCCTCCTGGGCCCGCGGTCCGACGGTCGCGATCGCCACGGCGGCCACGATCGTCGCCTCGCAGGCGCTCATCTCGGGGGCGTTCTCCCTCACGCAGCAGGCGGTTCAGCTCGGCTACTTCCCGCGCGTGACGATCGTGCATACCTCGAAGGACACCGAGGGGCAGATCTACATCCCCGAGATCAACCGCGCCCTGCTCGTCGCGTGTATCACGCTCGTCCTCATGTTCCGCTCGTCGACCTCGCTCGCGGCGGCGTACGGCATCGCGGTCACGGCGACGATGACCATCACGACGATGGTCTATTTCGTGGTCGTCACGCAGCGCTGGGGCTGGCCGCTCTGGAAGGCGCTCCCGCCCGTCGCCGTCTTCCTCGCCATCGACGTCTCGTTTTTCACGGCAAACGCGGCCAAGTTCTTCCACGGCGGCTGGTTCCCCGTGGCGCTCGCGGCCGTGCTCTTCACGGTCATGACGACGTGGAAATCGGGCCGCAGGATCCTCGCCGAGTCCTTCAAGGAGGGCGTGCTGCCGCTCGAGCTCTTCCTCGAGGACGTCGAGCGCACGAAGCCCCACCGCGTCCGCGGCACGGCTGTCTTCATGGCCTCGAACCCGAACGGCACGCCGCCCGTCCTGCTCCACCATTTCAAGCACAACCAGGTCCTGCACGAGCAGGTCGTGCTCCTCTCCATCATGAACGAGCGGGTCCCCGAGATCCCGCCCGAGGCGCGCCTCTCCGTCGAGCACAAGGGCCACGGGTTTTACCGGGTCACGGCCCGTTACGGCTTCATGCAGACGCCGCACGTGCCGAGCCTGCTCGCCGCCTGCGAGGAGCACGGCCTCTCGATCGAGCTCGGGCGCGCGAGTTATTACCTCGGCCGCGAGACGCTCTTGCCGACGGGCCGCTCCAAGATGTGGAAATGGCGCAAGGACCTCTTCGCCTTCATTTCCCGCAACGCCCGCCCCGCCACGGCGTATTTCGGCCTGCCCCCGGGCCGCGTGGTGGAGCTCGGAATGCAGATCGATCTCTGAACCCGAACACGCCTCGGCGTTCGAGCGGGGCGAGCCGCTCGAGCGTGCGCTCCGCGTCGAGACCGTGATGCGATCGTGAGCCGTTGCGTCGGCGGGGTCCTTGCCCGATGCCCCGATACGGGATCGGGAGGCGCGGATCATGGTCGACGAAAGAATGGAGAACACGCCGGTACGCGTGCCGGCAGGCGGCGTGATGCTGGACGGGGATCTCGGGAACCCGGCGGGCGCGCGGGGCGTGGTGGTCTTCGCGCACGGGAGCGGCTCGAGCCGGTTCAGCCGGCGCAACCGTCATGTCGCTTCGATTCTGCAAGCCCGCGGGCTCGCGACGTTGCTCGTGGACCTCTTGACCGTCGAGGAGGAGGCCGTCGATCTGCGGACGGCCGAGGTCCGGTTCGACATCGACCTGCTCGCGCGGCGGGTCGTGGGGATCGTGGACTGGCTCGGCGGGGAGACGGTGACGGCGGGGCTCGGGATCGGGATCTTCGGCGCGAGCACGGGGGCCGCGGCGGCGCTCGTGGCGGCGGCGGAGCGCCCCGAGGCGGTGAAGGCGGTCGTCTCGCGCGGCGGGCGGCCGGATCTCGCGGGCGGCGCGCTGCCGCAGGTGAAGGCGCCGACGCTGCTCATCGTGGGGGGCGCGGACACGCTGGTGATCGACCTGAACCAGCAGGCGTTCGAGGATCTGCGGTGCGAGCGGCAGATCGTCATCGTGCCTCGGGCGACGCACCTCTTCGAGGAGCCGGGCGCGCTCGACCAGGTCGCGGATCTCGCGGGCCACTGGTTCGAGGCGCACATGGCGCCCGGGGAGCGGCGGATGGCCCGGGCATCATGAGGCGACGGAGCGCGGGCGCAGGAGCGTAGGATCGCCCCGTTGCTCGAGGGCGTGGGCGATCCAGCCGGCGAGGCGGCCGATCGCGAAGAAGGTCGTGGCCGCGCCCGGCGGCAGGCCGAGGGCGAGGCAAAGCGCGACGAGGCCGACGTCCACGGACGGGGGCGGGTAGCCGGCCTCCTTCGTCGCGTCGAGCAATGCGAAGAGGGCGGCGACGTCGGTCTTTCGAGGCGCCCCCACGCGCGCGGCGTCCACGAGCAGGGGAGGGGTGCGGGGATCCCCCTCGGGGTAGAACGGGTGACCGAGCTCGAGGATTGCGTCGCCGCGGCGCGCGCGGGCGGCCACGACGTCGCGGGCTCGCTCCGGGCGCCCGACCTCGGCGACCACGGCCTCGATGCGGTCGCAGGCGCCGCCGTGCTTGGGGCCGGAGACGGCGGCGAGGCCGGCGCTCACGCAGGCGTAGAGGTCTGCGCCGGTCGAGGCGGTGACCCGCACGGCGAAGGTCGAGGTGGCGAGCTCGTGATCCGCGATCAACACGAGGGCTCGTTCGACGGCGGCCTCGGCGCGCTCGGTCTTGCGTCCGCCGAGGGCGACGAGCAGGGCGCGGCTTACCGTGGGCTCGGCGAGCGCGGCCTTGGCGCGGCGCGCGCCGGCGGGCAGGGCCGAGAGCGCGGCGAGGCGGCGGATCAAGCCGCGGGCGCGGGGCAGCTCGGCCTCCTCGGTGGCGGCGAAGCGTAGCGGGTCACGCGCGGCGAGGGCCGGGACGGCGAGGGCGAGGGTCGCGACGGGCGGGGCGCCGTCGGGGACGAGGTCGGCGAGGCGTGTGACGGGCAGGGCGGCGTCCTCGGGCACGGTCCAGGTGGGGCGTTCGCGGGGCAAGGTGCCGGTCCAGAGCAGCTCGGCGACGGACTCGAAGGGCGCGCCGGCGGCGGCGAGGGCCGTGGCGGCCTGGCCGCGGTAGCGCGGGCCTTCGGGGCCGATCGTGGTGATCGTCGAGGTGAGGACGGGCTCGCCCCAGCGCAGGGCGGAGGCGGCGACCGGGCCGTGTCCGCGCCGCGCGTCGCTCCGGGCCTTCAACCGTTCGAGGTCCTCGCGGACGTAGAGGCGGCTCCTTCCGCCATCACTCGGCACGCTGCGGACGAGGCCGCGGCTCGTGTACGCGTAGAGCGTCTCGCGCTTCACGCCGAGCAGCGCGGCGGCCTCCGGGCCGGACAGGAGGCTCTCGGGTTGATTGTCGAATCCAGTGGGTTGATTGATCAATCCACGTTGATCAACGTTGCTCACGCCATCAAGGATACCATCAACAACGGAGGAAACGATGGATCTTGCGAAGCAAAATGGCGCGGCGAAGGCGGGCGGGCTGGATGGGGTCGTGGTGGCGGACACGGCGCTCAGCGAGGTCGACGGCGAGCGGGGGCGGCTCGTCGTGGCGGGGCACGACATCGAGGCGCTCGCGGGTCGGGTGGGCTTCGAGGATCTCTGCGGGCTGCTCTGGACGGGCGCGGCGCCGGACGCGGCGACGCGGCGCGCGATCGGGCAGGCGCTCGCGGAGGGGCGGGCGCTCGCGTTCGAGCAGATCCCGGCGCTCGGGGAGGCGCTCGTCGCCGAGGATGGAAGCGCGGCGCTCATGGCGTGCGTGGCGCATTTCGGGGCGCGCGCGGCGTGGCGGGCGGAGGGCGCTGCGCCGTGGACCGAGCTCGGCCGCGTGACGGGCGCGGTGGCGACGTTCGCGGCGGCGTGGGCGCGCCGGCGCGCGGGCGGGCAGCCGATCGCGCCGGACGTGTCGCTCGGGCACGCGGCGGACTACCTGCGGATGGTGCGCGGCGAGGTCGCGCCCGAGGCGGCGGCGCGGGCGCTCGACGCGTACCTCGTGACCGTGGCCGATCACGGCATGAACGCCTCGACCTTCACGGCGCGGGTCGTGGCCTCGACGGGCTCGGATCTCGTCTCGGCGATCGTGGCGGCGACGGGCGCGCTCAAGGGTCCGCTGCACGGGGGCGCGCCGGGGCCCGTGCTCGACATGCTCGACGCCATCGGCGAGCCGGGGCGCGCTGGGGCGTGGATCGCGGCCGAGCTCGCGGCGGGCCGGCGCATCATGGGCATGGGGCATCGGATCTACCGGGTGCGGGATCCACGGGCCGCGGTGCTCGAGCGGGCCCTCGGGGAGCTCGAGCGGGGCGGGAGCGTGGGGGCGCGCCTCGCGCTCGCGCGGGCCACGGAGCGCGCGGCCGAGGCCTTGCTCGCCGAGCGCCACCCGGATCGACCGCTCAAGGCGAACGTCGAGTTCTACACGGCCGTCCTGCTCGACGCGGTGGGCCTGCCGCGTGAGCTCTTCACGCCCACCTTCGCCGTGGGGCGGGCGGCTGGGTGGTCGGCGCACGTGCAGGAGCAGCGCCGGGCGGGGCGCCTCATCCGGCCGGCTTCGCGGTATGTTGGGCCCGTCCCGGCCTGAATGACGCTGCTCGTCATCGATCCGCCACTGTACATCTAGACAGCGGCCACGACCTGGGGTAGCGACCCGCCCGAGCGGATCGCGCAGGGTGCGGGCGCGCGCCCCGGCCCTGCAACGGAAAACGGAGAAGACCATGGACGTGGCAGATCCCATTCCTCCCTCGGTCCAGGCCCTGATGGACCTGTTCGCGAGCGAGCTCTCGCATGTGAGCTTCCCGGGCGTCGATCGGGCGATCCTCGAGCAGGTGGTCACCGACGTTCGGACCCACACCGAGGCCGTGGTGAAGGCCGAGGCGGCGCTCGAGGCGGCGCGCGCGGCGCTGCGCGAGAGCGAGGAGACGCTGTCGAGCAAGACCACGAAGGCGCTCGCGTACGCGCGGGTCTACGCCGAGGATCACCCCGACATCCGGTCGAAGGTCGACTCGGTCGCGCGGATCGCGGGCGTCTCGTCCTCGCCGCCCGGGCCTTCCAAGGAGGCCAGCGGCGACGCGCCGAAGCGTCGCGGGCGCCCGGCGAAGGTGAAGCCGGCGGCGAGCGCCGAGCCGGCCGCCGAGCCGAGCGACGCGACCCCGGCGGCGCCTCCGGTCATGGAGCTCGGGCCCTCGTCGATGACCGGCGAGGAGACGGCCCCCGAGCCGTCCGAGCTCCCTGGCGTGTCCGAGCAGAACGGCTCGGCGCACCCGGCCTGAGCGGAGCGCTCTCAACGTAGGCGCGGCACGCGTGCTCCTTCGAGCGCGAGCAGCCGCGCCTTCGTCTGCACCCCACCTGGCGCGGAGAACCCGACGGCTGCGCCGGCTGCGCCCAGGATCCGGTGGCAAGGCACCACGATGGGGATCGGGTTCTTCGCGAGCGCTTGCCCCACGGCGCGGGCGGCGCCTCGGGGGCGGCCGAGGCGCGCGGCGAGCTCGCCGTACGTGACGGTTTGGCCGGGCGGGATGTCCCGCGCGGCCAGGTACACGGCCCGGTAAAACGGCGGCACGCGCTCGAGATCGAGCGGCACCTTCGAAAAATCCTGCGGCGCGCCGCCGAGGTGCGCCGCCACGAGGTCCATCACCTCCTCGGCCCAGGGAGGCGGCGCTGCGTGCACCGCTCCGGGCGCGCTCGCGGCGATCCACGCGATCGTCTCCTCTTCCCGTTCGCTCGGCAGCGCGAGCGCGTAGAGCCCTCGCTCGCTCCAGGCCACGACCACGCGACCGAGCGGCGTATCGAAGGGCGCGAACCTCAATCCGTCCATAATGGTGCTTCCTACCAAACCCCGACCTCGACGTCCACGACGGTTTGTCGCCGGGCGCGCCTGGTCTCCGGAGAACCCAGGGAGTCGCTCCACCTGCTCGCTGGTCCGTCCGCGTCATTGCCGTACGGCCGCGTACGTGCGTGGCGGAGCGCCCCTGGAGCAGCCGCTTCCCGCGCTCGTGTACGCCTCCACGGCGATCCACCCCGGGAGCTCTTCTCTGCCCGGGTTCATTTTGCGCTCCGTTCTGGATACACCCGCTCCTCGGTATGGGGCGTGCATTACCGCGCCTCGTTCCTGCTGTGGGGTGCATACCATCGGGCACGGCGACGCCGGCTATTCCCGGAATTCCCCGATGGCGTGCGCGATCGAATTCGTCACCTTGTGAGTCCGTGCTGGACTCATTGATCAACTTGAAACGGCGCGTGGGCGTCGATCGAGCTTCGAGCGGAGGGCGTGCATGACGCGATCCAGGGTTCGGCTGGGTGGAAGGTGCTTCGGGTTTCTCGTCGGCGCGGCGCTCGCGGCCGCGATGTTCCTCCAGGTGGAGGCGCCGTCGGCCGCGCCCGCGCATTGCGACTTCCTGGCGCGCCTCGCCGAGGCGCCGGGGTATCCGGATGGCATCGTCCTCCGCAAGAACCGCATCTACGTCGCGGGCCCGGCGTGGGGCGTCGACGTCGGCGCGGTCCCCTCCGAGATCGCGGTGTTCCACCCGAAGACGGGGGCCGCGCGCGGCACGATCCCCATTCAAGGGGAGGACCTCGCCGCGCCCCACGCCCTCACCGGCCTCACCGTCGACGCGAGCGGCCGTCTTTATGCGTTGAGCTCGCAGCTCGGCCTCCTCAGGCTCTCGGAGAAGGGCCACGGCAAATGGCACCAGTCGGTTTATGCCGGGCCCTTCCCCGACACCCTGCTCTGCGATCCCGCCGAGCCCTCGGACCTGTGCTCCCTCGTCACCAAAGAATTGCCGCCGATGCCCAGCGACATCGCGTTCGCCAAGGACGGCAATGCCTACGTGACCGACGCGGCCCAGGCCACCATTTTCCGGATCCCGCCCGGCGGCGGCGCGCCCGAGGTCTGGCTCGAGAGCACGAAGCTCGCCGGTTTCTACGACCTCCAGGGCGCGCGCGGCATCGTCGTGAGCCCGGACGGCAAGAGCGTCTACGTGACGGTCTCGTACGCGGCCGACGCGCCGTGGGAGGGCCGCGTGTATCGGATCCCGCGTATCCCTTCGCCGAAGGAGGCCGACGTCGCGCTCGTGGCCGTCTTCCCGGATTTCGAGGGCCCCTCGGGCCTCGCCCTCGGCGAGGACGGCGCGCTCTTCGTGGCCCTGTCCCTCAAGGACGAGATCGCGGTCGTGGACCCGGCCGGCGGCGAGCTCGGTCGATTCTCCGCCGCCACGAACGACGACATCCCCCTCGATGGCCCGGCGCACCTCGCCTTCGACGGCAAGGGCGGCGTCTTCGTGACGAACCAGGCCGTCGCCAGCGGGTTATCCGACCATTTCGCGGTGGTCGAGGTCGACGTGGGGGATCGGGGCCGGAAAATCCACCCGCCGAAGGTGCCTTGAGGGCCGCTCGACCACGCCCAGGACCTTCTGATACGCTCGGCGCGCCATGCGTGCGCCGCTTCGCCCCACGACCTCGAGCGCCCTCTTCGTCGCGACCGCCCTGCTCGTCCTGTCCGCCTGCGCGCCCACGCAGGAGCGGTGCGCCGCCGCGCCCGCCGCCGCGCCTGCCCCTGCGCGCGGGGGGCGGGGCGAGTTTTTCCTGGGCAACGCACGCGATGTCGTCGAGAAAAACCCGATCGGGCCGGACGAGAAGACCAAGCTCGTCCCGCTCTTCGAGAATGCCGATCACACGGTCAACGTGATCCAGACCCGGGGCGCCGTGCCCGCGCATTACCATGCCGAGCACGACGAGCTCGTCGTGATCCTGGAGGGCAGCGGGACGTTCACCGTGGAGGGGCAGACGCGCGTGGTGAAGGCGGGCGACGTGCAGGTCATCCCGCGCGGCGCCGTGCATTCCTACGTGCACGACGGCCCCGGCGTGACCGTCGTCGTGTCGACGTTCTCGCCGAGGTTCGATCCGAAAGATCGAATCATGGTCGACGCGAAGAAATGAGCACCGGCGCCCCGGTCCTCGGGCGGCGCCTCAGACGCTCGGCGGCGGCGAGGATTCGCGCTTGTCGGAGAGCTCGGCCCGCGCCAGGCGGTCGAGCGAGAGGGCGACCGCGCCTTGCGCCATCGCTTGCTCCTCGGGCCGCAGCCCCGCCCGCGCCGCGAGCCATGGCCGCACGTGGCGCCGCAGGACGTCGGGCAGCACCAAGCGTTGTTGCCGGATGTGCGCCTCGGCGTCCGTGCGCGCGCTCTCGTGGCTGTAGACGTGCAGCGCGCCCTCGTGCTCGCCCTCCGGCGCCGCGCTCGGCACGAGCGACAGCCCCGTCGCGAGCCGCAGCACGGTCACGGTCGCGCTGTATCGTTTTGGCTTCGGCAGGTCCGTCTCGACGTACGTGTTTTGCGTGCACGTCGCCACGAAGAGCCGCTCGCCTGCCCGCGCGCGCGCGGCGAGCGCCCGCCACGGCGCGAGCTGCCAGTCGGCCGGCGGCAGATCGCCGTGTGTCCCGTCGATCGCGAGCACGCCCGAGGGATCACGGCCTGCGATGAGCTCGCGGCGCACGGCCTGACAACCCGCGGAGAAACCCGCGAGGATGACGTCGCCCACGGTCGCGCCCGTCGTCGTCGCGACGCGGGCCACGGTCTGCGGCAATGGCTCGCCCACGGCCTCGTCGTAGGCGACGATGCTCGGCTCGGGCCCCAGCGCGGCGCGCAGATCCGCGTCGACGTGCGCGCCCACCAGATAAAGAACGACGAGCGGACGCTGCTCTCCCTCTCCACGCTGCACGAGGCGATAAGCCATTGGATTTCCTCCGCGCTGGCCGGCGAGCGCCGGACGTCTCGATCCTCCAGCATAGCATCGATATCGCCGCTCGGGTCATTTCAGGTTCTCTCCGATACGGGAATCATGGCATGCTCCCCGCCGATGCTCGGCTTCTTCAAGGAGCGAAGGCGCAAAGCCGTCCGGGGCCGGCCCTTTCCGCCCGCGTGGGAGGGGATCCTCTCGGAGAACGTGCCCTACTTCGGTCGGCTCGCCCCCGAGGACCAGGACGAGCTCCGCGGCCTCGTGTTGATTTTCCTCGACGAGAAGCGCTTCGAGGGCTGCGGCGGGCTCGACGTCGACGACGAAATTCGCGTCACGATCGCGGCCCAGGCCTGCATCCTGCTCCTCAACCGCGCGAGCGACGTCTACCCGGATCTCGAGGTCGTCCTCGTGTATCCGAGCACCTACGTCGACCGCCGCCCGCGGACGATCGAGGGCGGCATCGTCGTCGAGGACGGCGAGACGCGGCTCGGCGAGTCGTGGGGGCGCGGCGTGGTCGTGCTGGCCTGGGACGCGGTGCTGCGCGGCGCGGCCGACGTCCGCGACGGCCACAACGTCGTCCTGCACGAGTTCGCCCACCAGCTCGACACCGAGGACGGCGCGGCCGACGGCGCGCCCGTGCTGCCGAAACGCGCGGCCTACGGGCCCTGGGCGCGTGTCCTCGGCGCGGCGTACGACGGGCTCTTGCGGGACCTCGCCTCGGGAGACCGGACCGTCATCGACAGCTACGGCGCGAAGAACCCGGCCGAGTTCTTCGCTGTCGTGACCGAAGCCTTCTTCGAGCGGCCGCGCGCCCTGCGGGCCCGACATCCCGCGCTCTACGAGCAGATGCGCGACTTCTACCAGCAGGACCCGGCCGAGTTGTCGTGCTAGGACGGCGCTCCCTCGACCGACCTCGTTTCGACCATCCTCTATGTCCAGAACCGCCACCGATCGCCCCGCCGCCGTGCTCGTCGCGGTCCAGCTCTCCACCGTCGCCGACGTGGATCACGAGGCCGACATGGCCGAGCTCGGCAGGCTCGTGAACACGCTCGGCTACGACATCGTCGCGACGGTGTCGCAGCGCCGCTCGCACGTCTCGAAGGGCGCCGTGCTCGGGGAAGGGAAGCTCCGCGCCCTCGCCGAGATCACCGGCGGGCCCGGCCCCGCGGGCATGCGCTTCAGGAAGCCGGGCACGAAGCGCGACGACGACGCGGACGAGCACGACGAGGCGCCCGAGAGCGTCGAAGGCGAGGACGACGCGGACGACGACGCCGGCTCCGTCGTCGCGACGAAACCCCCCACGCTCGTCGTCGTCGATCACGACCTCACGCCGAGCCAGCTCCGCAACCTGGAGAAGTGCACGGGCCTCGAGGTCCTCGATCGCAGCGGCGTGATCATCGAGATCTTCCACCGCCACGCGCGCAGCCGCGAGGCGCGGCTCGAGGTCGAGATCGCGCGCCTCAACTACGTCGCGCCCCGCATGCGCGAGTCGAGCGCCGGCGGCGACAGGCAACGCGGCCGCGGCGCGGGCGAGAGCCAGCTCGAGCTCGACCGGCGCAAGATCCGTGATCGGATCGCCGAGCTGCGCAAGGAGATCGACGGCATCCAGCGCGAGCAGGCCACGCGGCGCGCGCTGCGCCAGAACGCCCGCCGCGTCGCGCTCGTGGGTTACACGAACGCGGGCAAGTCCTCGCTCATGCGCGCGCTCACGGGCAGCGACGTCTACGTGATGGACAAGCTCTTCGCGACGCTCGACACCACGGTGCGCGCGCTGCACCCCGAGGTGAAGCCGCGGATCCTCGTGTCCGACACCGTCGGCTTCATCAAGAAGCTGCCGCACGACCTCGTGGCCTCCTTCCGCTCCACGCTCGACGAGGCGCTCGAGGCCTCGCTCCTGCTCTACGTGGCCGACGCCTCGGACCCGACCTTCCGCAGCCAGCTCGACGTGACCCGCTCGACGCTCGCGGAGATCGGCGCGGAGGGCGTGCCCTACAAGCTCGTGCTGAACAAGATCGATCGGATCTCCGACGAGGAGCGGCTGATCCTCTCGCGCGAGTTCCCCGAGGCGATCCTGCTCTCGGCCAAGGATCCCGCGGACGTCGCGCGCCTTCGGCTCGTCCTCGTCGACTTCTTCGACGCGCTCATGGTCCCCGGCGAGCTCGTCGTGCCGTACACGAAGCAGGCCCTCGTCAGCGAGGTCTACGAGCACGCGAAGGTCCTCTCCGAGACCTACGACGAGGCCGGCGCGCACCTCGTGCTCCGCGCCGAGCCCGCCGCGCTCGCGCGGCTCCAGAGCTTGATCACGCGATGACGCGAGCCATGCGCCAAGCCGATCCCGCCCGCCCGCGCCTCCACCTCGTCGACGCCACCTACGAGCTCTTCCGCGCCTACTTCGCGCAGCCCTCCCGCAAGGCCCCCGACGGCCGCGAGGTCGGCGCCGTCCGCGGCTTGCTCTCGACGTTGATGGTCCTCACGCGGGACGCCACGCACCTCGCTTGCGCGACCGATCACGTCGTGACCTCCTTCCGCAACGACCTCTACGCCGGCTACAAGACCGGCGACGGCCTGCCGGAGGAGCTCACCTCGCAGTTCGCCCTCGCCGAGGACGCCATGCGCGCGCTCGGGCTCGTCGTCTGGCCCATGATCGAATTCGAGGCCGACGACGCGATCGCCGCCGCGGCGGCCCGCTTCTCGGAAGACGCGGGCCAGGTCTTGATCGCCTCGGTGGACAAGGACCTCGCGCAGTGTGTCGACGGCA includes these proteins:
- a CDS encoding methylated-DNA--[protein]-cysteine S-methyltransferase encodes the protein MDGLRFAPFDTPLGRVVVAWSERGLYALALPSEREEETIAWIAASAPGAVHAAPPPWAEEVMDLVAAHLGGAPQDFSKVPLDLERVPPFYRAVYLAARDIPPGQTVTYGELAARLGRPRGAARAVGQALAKNPIPIVVPCHRILGAAGAAVGFSAPGGVQTKARLLALEGARVPRLR
- a CDS encoding SMP-30/gluconolactonase/LRE family protein; this encodes MTRSRVRLGGRCFGFLVGAALAAAMFLQVEAPSAAPAHCDFLARLAEAPGYPDGIVLRKNRIYVAGPAWGVDVGAVPSEIAVFHPKTGAARGTIPIQGEDLAAPHALTGLTVDASGRLYALSSQLGLLRLSEKGHGKWHQSVYAGPFPDTLLCDPAEPSDLCSLVTKELPPMPSDIAFAKDGNAYVTDAAQATIFRIPPGGGAPEVWLESTKLAGFYDLQGARGIVVSPDGKSVYVTVSYAADAPWEGRVYRIPRIPSPKEADVALVAVFPDFEGPSGLALGEDGALFVALSLKDEIAVVDPAGGELGRFSAATNDDIPLDGPAHLAFDGKGGVFVTNQAVASGLSDHFAVVEVDVGDRGRKIHPPKVP
- a CDS encoding cupin domain-containing protein, which encodes MRAPLRPTTSSALFVATALLVLSACAPTQERCAAAPAAAPAPARGGRGEFFLGNARDVVEKNPIGPDEKTKLVPLFENADHTVNVIQTRGAVPAHYHAEHDELVVILEGSGTFTVEGQTRVVKAGDVQVIPRGAVHSYVHDGPGVTVVVSTFSPRFDPKDRIMVDAKK
- a CDS encoding zinc-dependent peptidase; translated protein: MACSPPMLGFFKERRRKAVRGRPFPPAWEGILSENVPYFGRLAPEDQDELRGLVLIFLDEKRFEGCGGLDVDDEIRVTIAAQACILLLNRASDVYPDLEVVLVYPSTYVDRRPRTIEGGIVVEDGETRLGESWGRGVVVLAWDAVLRGAADVRDGHNVVLHEFAHQLDTEDGAADGAPVLPKRAAYGPWARVLGAAYDGLLRDLASGDRTVIDSYGAKNPAEFFAVVTEAFFERPRALRARHPALYEQMRDFYQQDPAELSC
- the hflX gene encoding GTPase HflX, producing the protein MSRTATDRPAAVLVAVQLSTVADVDHEADMAELGRLVNTLGYDIVATVSQRRSHVSKGAVLGEGKLRALAEITGGPGPAGMRFRKPGTKRDDDADEHDEAPESVEGEDDADDDAGSVVATKPPTLVVVDHDLTPSQLRNLEKCTGLEVLDRSGVIIEIFHRHARSREARLEVEIARLNYVAPRMRESSAGGDRQRGRGAGESQLELDRRKIRDRIAELRKEIDGIQREQATRRALRQNARRVALVGYTNAGKSSLMRALTGSDVYVMDKLFATLDTTVRALHPEVKPRILVSDTVGFIKKLPHDLVASFRSTLDEALEASLLLYVADASDPTFRSQLDVTRSTLAEIGAEGVPYKLVLNKIDRISDEERLILSREFPEAILLSAKDPADVARLRLVLVDFFDALMVPGELVVPYTKQALVSEVYEHAKVLSETYDEAGAHLVLRAEPAALARLQSLITR